A single Kribbella aluminosa DNA region contains:
- a CDS encoding ABC transporter substrate-binding protein, translating to MRTRAVVVGLAVLAVVGLAACAPADNNSSGTSTPSGVDACAKDKLAVTTAGTLTVGTDKPAYEPWFSNNDPSNGKGYESAVTYALAKKLGFGQAEVKWQTVQFNTAFAPGPKAFDLDVNQVSISEERRKAVDFSSGYYDVRQTVITTAGSKIANAKSLADLVDAKLGAQVGTTSYTELRDVIKPKQTPAVFDSNDLAVQALKNKQLDGIVVDLPTAFYMTAAQLGNGKIVGQLPAGGKAEQFGFVLAKGSKLTGCVTQAVDALKADGTLANLQKQYLTESGAPELS from the coding sequence ATGAGAACGCGTGCTGTTGTGGTGGGGCTGGCCGTGCTGGCGGTCGTGGGGCTGGCAGCGTGTGCGCCGGCGGACAACAACTCGTCCGGTACGTCGACGCCGTCGGGCGTGGATGCCTGCGCGAAGGACAAGCTGGCGGTGACGACGGCCGGAACGTTGACGGTCGGCACCGACAAGCCGGCGTACGAGCCGTGGTTCAGCAACAACGACCCGAGCAACGGCAAGGGGTACGAGTCGGCGGTCACCTATGCGCTGGCGAAGAAGCTCGGGTTCGGGCAGGCCGAGGTGAAGTGGCAGACGGTGCAGTTCAACACGGCGTTCGCACCCGGGCCGAAGGCGTTCGACCTCGACGTGAACCAGGTGTCGATCTCCGAGGAGCGCCGCAAGGCCGTCGACTTCTCCTCCGGGTACTACGACGTCCGGCAGACCGTGATCACCACCGCGGGCAGCAAGATCGCGAACGCCAAGTCGCTGGCCGACCTGGTCGACGCGAAGCTCGGCGCACAGGTCGGTACGACGAGTTACACCGAGCTGCGGGATGTGATCAAGCCGAAGCAGACGCCGGCCGTGTTCGACTCCAACGACCTGGCGGTGCAGGCGCTGAAGAACAAGCAGCTCGACGGCATCGTGGTGGACCTGCCGACCGCGTTCTACATGACCGCGGCGCAGCTCGGCAACGGCAAGATCGTCGGCCAACTGCCGGCGGGCGGTAAGGCCGAGCAGTTCGGGTTCGTACTCGCGAAGGGCTCGAAGCTGACCGGCTGCGTCACCCAGGCGGTCGACGCGCTGAAGGCGGACGGCACGCTGGCCAACCTGCAGAAGCAGTACCTGACCGAGTCAGGCGCTCCCGAACTCTCGTGA
- a CDS encoding phytanoyl-CoA dioxygenase family protein: MTIADVYQRDGIVQVPQLLEPAEVERIRKVYMEQVEADLSLAHDDGVPDDDPLKKYPRFVHPHRRADTEAGAIALQLMLDTRILDVVQALIGPPLGAQSMFYFKPPGARGQALHQDNTFLRADPETCLAAWIAIDDVDSANGGLQVVPGSHRTELLCPEPADLAESFSNAQVAVPEGLSKVQTKMTAGDVLFFHGSVVHGSRPNSTPDRFRRALIFHYIPEDSVEIASFYNPLIRPDHRETILPEALGGGPCGDYAEMEP; encoded by the coding sequence ATGACCATCGCCGACGTTTACCAGCGGGACGGCATCGTCCAGGTTCCGCAGTTGCTCGAACCCGCCGAGGTCGAGCGGATCCGCAAGGTCTACATGGAGCAGGTCGAGGCCGACCTCTCACTCGCCCACGACGACGGGGTCCCCGACGACGACCCGCTGAAGAAGTACCCGCGGTTCGTGCACCCGCACCGGCGGGCCGACACCGAGGCCGGTGCGATCGCGCTCCAGCTGATGCTCGACACCCGGATCCTCGATGTCGTCCAGGCCCTGATCGGCCCGCCGCTGGGCGCCCAGTCGATGTTCTACTTCAAGCCGCCGGGCGCCCGCGGCCAGGCCCTGCACCAGGACAACACGTTCCTGCGCGCCGACCCCGAGACCTGCCTCGCAGCCTGGATCGCGATCGACGACGTCGACTCCGCGAACGGCGGCCTCCAGGTCGTCCCCGGCTCGCACCGCACCGAACTCCTCTGCCCCGAACCGGCCGACCTGGCCGAGTCGTTCAGCAACGCCCAGGTCGCCGTACCCGAAGGACTGTCCAAGGTCCAGACCAAGATGACCGCCGGCGACGTCCTGTTCTTCCACGGCAGCGTCGTCCACGGCTCCCGGCCCAACTCCACCCCCGACCGCTTCCGCCGCGCCCTGATCTTCCACTACATCCCCGAGGACAGCGTGGAAATCGCCTCCTTCTACAACCCCCTCATCCGCCCCGACCACCGAGAAACAATCCTCCCCGAAGCCCTCGGCGGCGGCCCCTGCGGCGACTACGCCGAAATGGAGCCGTAG
- a CDS encoding zeta toxin family protein, with the protein MTADPTLTPAEADAVIARRLAQITPLWLPERAAGYRIAVVYIATNEANSLLGMADRYQRAKDTVGYGRWLEPELHNRAYAGMPDAAHALELQGRVDDIYVVDRDGNVLYENHRADDGVMPPPYQARETILAERNRPPTPAEQQRFLATAVPLLDRGRRAGASGPGAGPDRDAGAERAAGRSAHRPGVRASPRPSTDGSAADHRLRHRGAVDDLHAAGAGERARTGRRAFRPVPGPRTPNPLKPGPPAISLGRPAGPTSLGRPAGPTSLGRPAGSIGAVYGSISA; encoded by the coding sequence ATGACGGCCGATCCCACCCTGACCCCGGCCGAGGCGGACGCGGTCATCGCCCGTCGGCTGGCCCAGATCACGCCGCTGTGGCTGCCCGAGCGGGCCGCGGGCTACCGGATCGCGGTCGTCTACATCGCCACCAACGAAGCCAACAGCCTGCTCGGTATGGCGGACCGGTATCAGCGGGCGAAGGACACCGTCGGCTACGGCCGCTGGCTGGAGCCGGAACTCCACAACCGTGCCTATGCGGGAATGCCCGACGCGGCGCACGCACTGGAGCTGCAGGGCCGCGTCGACGACATCTACGTAGTCGACCGGGACGGCAACGTGCTGTACGAGAATCACCGTGCGGACGACGGCGTGATGCCGCCGCCGTACCAGGCCCGGGAGACGATCCTTGCCGAGCGCAATCGTCCGCCGACACCGGCCGAGCAGCAGCGCTTCCTCGCCACCGCCGTCCCGCTGCTCGACCGGGGCCGGCGCGCTGGAGCGTCCGGTCCTGGAGCTGGTCCAGACCGCGATGCGGGTGCAGAGCGAGCGGCCGGCCGCTCGGCTCATCGCCCGGGAGTCCGGGCATCGCCTCGACCATCGACTGACGGATCTGCAGCGGATCACCGGCTCCGGCATCGCGGCGCCGTCGACGATCTCCACGCGGCCGGTGCCGGAGAGCGCGCGCGTACCGGACGGCGGGCGTTCCGGCCCGTCCCAGGACCGCGAACCCCCAACCCGCTGAAACCGGGCCCGCCGGCAATCTCGCTCGGCAGACCCGCTGGGCCAACCTCGCTCGGCAGACCCGCTGGGCCAACCTCGCTGGGCAGACCCGCTGGGTCGATCGGCGCTGTCTACGGCTCCATTTCGGCGTAG
- a CDS encoding amino acid ABC transporter ATP-binding protein translates to MSLLTMRGVRKAYGDNVVLDGFDLDVAAGECVVLIGASGSGKSTLLRCVNLLETVDDGVIELAGEDITDPRVDADKVRSGIGIVFQSYNLFPHLSVLDNITLAPIRVHRMPRDTARARALRMLDRVGLADKASAKPDELSGGQQQRAAIARAMVNSPQLMLLDEVTSALDPELVGEVLDLLRELKSEGMTMVVSTHEMAFARDVADQVCFLHQGRPLEVGPPRQVIDSPQQTRTQEFLSRISGTTGR, encoded by the coding sequence ATGAGCCTGCTGACGATGCGTGGAGTGCGGAAGGCGTACGGCGACAACGTCGTACTGGACGGGTTCGACCTGGACGTCGCGGCGGGGGAGTGCGTCGTACTGATCGGGGCGTCCGGCTCCGGGAAGTCGACGCTGCTGCGCTGCGTGAACCTGCTGGAGACCGTGGACGACGGCGTGATCGAGCTGGCCGGCGAGGACATCACGGATCCGCGGGTGGACGCGGACAAGGTGCGGTCCGGGATCGGGATCGTGTTCCAGTCGTACAACCTGTTCCCGCACCTGTCCGTGCTGGACAACATCACGCTGGCACCGATCCGCGTGCACCGGATGCCGCGGGACACCGCGCGGGCCCGGGCGCTGCGGATGCTGGACCGGGTCGGACTGGCGGACAAGGCGTCGGCCAAGCCGGACGAGCTGTCCGGCGGTCAGCAGCAACGTGCCGCGATCGCCCGAGCGATGGTCAACTCGCCGCAGCTGATGCTGCTCGACGAGGTCACGTCCGCACTCGACCCCGAGCTCGTCGGCGAGGTCCTCGACCTGCTCCGCGAGCTCAAGTCCGAGGGCATGACGATGGTCGTCTCCACCCACGAGATGGCCTTCGCCCGGGACGTCGCCGACCAGGTCTGCTTCCTGCACCAGGGCCGGCCGCTGGAAGTCGGTCCACCGCGTCAGGTGATCGACAGCCCGCAACAAACCCGCACCCAAGAATTCCTCAGCAGGATCAGCGGGACGACAGGTAGGTGA
- a CDS encoding response regulator: MRVLIAEDHALLRDGLIRLLEAHDFEVVEAVDNGPRLVPALVEHRPDVAVVDVRLPPTFTDEGLKAAIDARTQVPGLPILVLSQYVEQLYARELLTGGGGGVGYLLKDRVSNVADFLDAVRRVAGGGTAMDPDVIGQLLARSTKDSPISRLTPRESEVLGLMAEGRSNAAVASALFVTEKAVSKHTNNIFAKLDLPPSEDDNRRVMAVLTYLSSR; this comes from the coding sequence TTGCGAGTCCTCATCGCTGAAGACCACGCCCTCCTCCGGGACGGCCTGATCCGCCTGCTGGAGGCGCACGACTTCGAGGTCGTGGAGGCGGTCGACAACGGGCCCCGGCTGGTGCCCGCGCTCGTGGAGCACCGGCCGGACGTCGCCGTCGTCGACGTACGGCTGCCACCGACGTTCACCGACGAGGGCCTCAAGGCCGCGATCGACGCCCGTACCCAGGTCCCCGGCCTGCCGATCCTGGTGCTCTCGCAGTACGTCGAGCAGCTCTACGCCCGCGAGCTGCTCACCGGCGGCGGAGGCGGTGTCGGGTACCTGCTCAAGGACCGGGTGTCGAACGTCGCCGACTTCCTGGACGCCGTACGCCGGGTCGCGGGCGGCGGTACCGCGATGGACCCGGACGTAATCGGTCAGCTGCTGGCCCGCAGCACCAAGGACTCCCCGATCAGCCGGCTCACGCCCCGGGAGTCCGAGGTCCTCGGCCTGATGGCCGAAGGCCGCTCGAACGCCGCCGTCGCGAGCGCGCTGTTCGTCACCGAGAAGGCGGTCAGCAAGCACACGAACAACATCTTCGCCAAGCTCGACCTGCCGCCGTCCGAGGACGACAACCGCCGGGTGATGGCGGTCCTCACCTACCTGTCGTCCCGCTGA
- a CDS encoding helix-turn-helix domain-containing protein has translation MNLRYPAESPHPTVRRLVVGEFDEGPEYATYRRRGTTDWLLVQTLDGQGRFGSVAAVPGSVTLVRPDTLHDYATIGDRWHFLYTHMHPKPDWLPLLDWPEVAPGIVQLHPAAPTFDRIADHLRDAVRHQHSVLPQAEQLSANSLEAALLWCDTQNPKAVQIDDRLLRAIELIDQDLTANLDVPRLARAVNLSVSRFAHLFRAQLGVTPQQFVEHRRLDAAARLLELTSRPVASVAAQVGYADPLYFATRFRLHTGSSPTKYRKRS, from the coding sequence GTGAACCTTCGATATCCTGCTGAGTCGCCGCATCCGACGGTGCGCCGGCTGGTGGTCGGTGAGTTCGACGAAGGGCCTGAGTACGCGACCTACCGGCGGCGCGGGACCACCGACTGGCTGCTGGTACAGACCCTCGACGGACAGGGACGATTCGGCTCTGTCGCCGCCGTGCCGGGCAGCGTGACGCTGGTCCGCCCGGACACGCTGCACGACTACGCGACGATCGGCGACCGCTGGCACTTCCTGTACACGCACATGCACCCGAAGCCCGACTGGCTGCCGCTGCTCGACTGGCCGGAAGTTGCCCCGGGCATCGTCCAGCTGCACCCGGCGGCACCCACCTTCGACAGGATCGCCGACCACCTGCGGGACGCCGTACGGCATCAGCACAGCGTCCTTCCACAGGCGGAGCAGCTGAGCGCGAACTCGCTCGAGGCCGCGCTGCTCTGGTGCGACACCCAGAACCCGAAGGCGGTGCAGATCGACGACCGCCTGCTGCGCGCGATCGAGCTGATCGACCAGGACCTGACCGCGAACCTCGACGTACCGCGCCTCGCCCGGGCGGTGAACCTGAGCGTCTCCCGCTTCGCGCACCTGTTCCGCGCGCAGCTCGGCGTCACCCCGCAACAGTTCGTCGAACACCGCCGCCTCGACGCCGCCGCCCGCCTCCTCGAGCTCACCAGCCGCCCCGTCGCCTCGGTCGCGGCCCAGGTCGGGTACGCCGACCCGCTCTACTTCGCGACCCGCTTCCGTCTACACACCGGATCAAGCCCCACCAAGTACCGGAAGAGGTCCTAG
- a CDS encoding amino acid ABC transporter permease has product MNEWQPSELQQERIAYRRRRARRSTLIAVVSSVVLLALVVVGIGSTPGWPRVRATFFDVHRGWVALPIVAQGLWLNVRVMLVCAVLIVVFGMTLAIMRTLRGPIFFPFRVFAAAYTDVFRGLPLLLVIFLLGFGVPALQLRGLPNQAVIWGGAALVLTYSSYVAEVFRAGIESVHPSQRAAARSLGLTYRQTLRFVVLPQAVRRVLPPLLNDFVSLQKDSGLIAVLGVIDAIRAAQLETAEDFNFTPYVVAGLLFVALTIPLTRLTDYVARRQGWYGGGGGPV; this is encoded by the coding sequence GTGAACGAATGGCAACCGTCCGAGCTCCAGCAAGAGCGGATCGCATACCGACGTAGACGGGCCCGGCGGTCGACGCTGATCGCCGTGGTCAGCTCGGTGGTCCTGCTCGCGCTGGTTGTCGTGGGCATCGGTTCCACGCCCGGCTGGCCGCGGGTCCGGGCGACGTTCTTCGACGTGCACCGCGGCTGGGTGGCGTTGCCGATCGTTGCCCAGGGCCTCTGGCTGAACGTCCGGGTGATGCTGGTCTGCGCGGTGCTGATCGTCGTGTTCGGGATGACCCTGGCGATCATGCGGACGTTGCGCGGCCCGATCTTCTTCCCGTTCCGGGTGTTCGCGGCGGCGTACACGGACGTGTTCCGCGGGCTGCCGTTGCTGCTGGTGATCTTCCTGCTCGGCTTCGGCGTGCCGGCGCTGCAGTTGCGCGGTCTGCCCAACCAGGCGGTGATCTGGGGTGGCGCCGCACTGGTGCTGACCTATTCGTCGTACGTCGCCGAGGTCTTCCGCGCCGGGATCGAGTCCGTGCATCCGTCCCAGCGGGCCGCGGCGCGTTCGCTCGGGCTGACCTACCGCCAGACGCTCCGCTTCGTCGTACTCCCGCAAGCGGTACGCCGGGTGCTGCCGCCGTTGCTGAACGACTTCGTCAGCCTGCAGAAGGACTCCGGGCTGATCGCAGTACTCGGGGTGATCGACGCGATCCGGGCCGCGCAGCTGGAGACGGCCGAGGACTTCAACTTCACGCCGTACGTCGTGGCCGGGCTGCTGTTCGTCGCGCTGACGATCCCGCTGACCCGGCTGACCGACTACGTCGCCCGGAGACAGGGCTGGTACGGCGGGGGAGGCGGACCGGTATGA